TCTTAGAACAAAGACTGTTGCAAAGATACTTGCAACTAAGTTCAAACCCCGCCAAGGGTCGGGGAAGTTGAAATTTACTGCTCTCAATCTGTTCGAGCGGTACGAGATCTTTTGTACAAGAAAGATCTATCAGCCATACCGCGTCAATTTGGAAGTGGCCAAGCACTATGGCATACATGACGAGGTGGTTGCCATGATTACTCTCCCGGAGTGGAGATATCTTTTGATGGAGTTTGAGGAGGACACTCATGTAGATTTACTGCTGGAGGTGATGACTACCCTCCAAGTCCCACAAAATTTTGAACTCGCTTTCACCAAGAGCATCTCTTTTTCGGTGGGGCACATACAGTTTCAGCTCAGTGCAAATGAGATAAGTGATTTGATGGGCTTTAAGGAAGTGCAACAGATACCTGAAAATGAATTGGGGCTAAGATAGATGGATGTCCCAAATGTGCAAAGTTTCTAAGACAGCACAAGGGGAAAGACTCAATTTAGAAGCTCAAAGAGCAAGTCCACCCTATTCCACAAGAAGGAGCATAATTTTTTGCACTATGTCCTCTCTCACTCCATCTGTGGGTGATATGAAGCTATAGGCAAAGTTTCTCATGCTGACATATTGTGCCTATACGGGATGCTCACGGGTAGGCGGATCCATATGGGGGTTGTTGTTGGAAACCTTTAATCAACCAACAACCATTGAAGAGACGAGGCTTGTATTTGGGCCCATATCTCACCCGCATTATCAAGAGGTCCCAACTGTATCAAATCACTAAGCCGAAGGTTACCAGCATGCAGCTCCTCACCGTAGACTGTATTCAGAGGATTTTCCCTAAGAAGAAGGCAAAGAAGAGGCCTCGTGTAgctgaggatgatgatgatgacgaggAGTTAGAAGGAGAGGATGAAAAGCATGAACCCGTTGGAGTTAAGGCGGGCGAGGGGTCATCTGGGGGTTACTTTCAGCAGCAGGTGCTAGCCTAGTTGGCTATAATGAACATGAAGATTGACAAGGTCTACACTAGAATGGATTCCATGGAGGCGGCTAATGCTCAGGATCGTGAGGCAACTAGGGCGCATTACGAGTGGATGCGAGGCCAAATCCCATCTTCGGGAGGCCCACAGTTCCCACCTTTCGATCCCTCATTTATGGGTTGATTGAGCGATGGATGTGCTTGCTAGTTTTTGAAGAAgcttttctaaactctaatctttttattttattgttttattttgttttttctttctttattttctactaTTTTATTTTGGTCTGTATGATGTTTAATTCTTATTCTGATATTATTCCTAGTTAGATATTGCATTCCTCAGTTTGgtttattgctttaattttactACTTTCTAGTTAGTTTAGTTCCTCCCCtctgtgtgttttaattttgtccatcgaggacgatgtccaGGTTTTAGTGTTTGGGGGGGGGggctattttttgttttaaaataaaacttttgttGAACTTTGCTTGAAGCACTCAATGTGCATAACTGTGGATAGTTTGTCTTCCTTGTTTTGAAATTGTGACTGATGGTATATAAGGGTGACTGGTTGGATGAATCGGTCGGTAGGAAGGAaaagccaataagcatcaatgtcctgaacattcaaggcCCATCCCGACTCCCTTGGAGGTCGATCGATCGGAAGGagaagccaataagcatcaatgtcctgaacattcaaaGCCCATCCCGACTTCCTTGGAGGTCGGTCGATCGGAAGGagaagccaataagcatcactgtcctgaacattcaaggcCCATCCCGACTCCCTTGGAGGTCGGTCGATCGGAAGGagaagccaataagcatcaatgtcctgaacattcaaggcCCATCCCGACTCCCTTGGAGGTCAGTCGATCGGAAGGagaagccaataagcatcaatgtcctgaacattcaaggcCCATCCCGACTCCCTTGGAGGTCGGTCGATCGGAAGAAGCTGACTGAATATATAAAGCTCTCGGTCGATCGTCGACAGACTTCTGGGGGAACAATCCATAAAGACGAGGGCTTAAGAGAATCAACGGATATTTATGTTTAAACGTCCATCATTATGTGtatttaatgtattttatgagccATTACCTGCGACATTAATTAGGAGATTTAATATGTAATCGTCCAGGTGCCTAGGATATATAGCTGTGCGGATCCTTTGAGAAGGGCAGATTGAATGTGAGTGCAGGAGACTAAGAGATTTGAGAGTTTATATCGAAATATACTTGTTATCCTTGtaattttccggtagtgttggcccgccggccGATCGCCTGAAGATCGGGAAACCATCACTGGCGCGGTCTGTGGGGATCGAATAAAAGTGCCGCATCTCCGGTGAGCAATGAGAGAGACGAGTAAAGCAATCAGTGCGGGGGGATGACCTCGCTCCAACGATTTACGTGAGCAATTGGGCCGATCAAATGGTCGGGATTTGCGAGAACAATTAGCTCGACCTAACAGTCAAGACCTACGTGAGCAAATATTAGGACACCCTAATAGAGCACCCTCTGGTGGATTAGACTTAAGGGAACAGCTGGGACGACAAAACGGTCAAGATTTGAGAGAGCATCTAAGCCGACAAACTTCCCGGCATACCGGGGAGTCACGCCAAGGTACGATAAGTAACCGACCGCCACCAACGGAGTTAGAACAAATTGTGGTCCAAGTCATCAACGAAGTCGAGAGACGAAGGCTTGAGAACCTCGGTACAAACAATCAGACCGATACAGTTCGTCCGGCGGGAGACGAGACTGTGAATCCTCAGACTACTGAGCAAGAAGGTAGCTCGGTTCGTTATGGATCGCTTGAGTGATCCCCAAGGAAACCCATTGCGAAACCCGCCACGCGGCAACCCGGATCGACCGAATGGTAATCGCCAAGAACGCCGAGCCGCGGCGGTTTGGCGGCGAGTGCAAACCGCTATATTAGAAAGTAGCGCAGAATCTCCTGTGGAACCTAAATACCGCAGAAGCCAAATGGAAGGATTCGAGCGAAGGCTACAAAACATACAGGATCAATTCGAAGGCAAGGTAAGGCCTTCCGCTGAGAACTTGCTAACCTCCTCGCCCTTCACTGACGAAATTATGGATTACCGGGGTCCCGTGGACTTAAAAATCCCGAAACATGCCACCTTCGATGGGACAGGAGATCCCCGAGAACATCTGGTCAGTTATCAGGCCAAAATGCAAGTCTTAGGAGTAGAAGAGCCACTTATGTGCAAGGCTTTTCTCCTTACTCTCAAGGGACTCGCTCAAAAATGGTTTCTGGCACTACCGAGCTGTTTCATTCGATGCTTTAATGATTTGTCGACCGATTTCTTACCCACTACGCCATAAACATCAAGCCGCAGTGCAATCTTACCCACCTGAGTGGGATAAGTCAGGATGAAGGAGAAGCTTTGAAAACATATCTGGCTCGTTGGCAAAAAGAAGTACAAACTATTGAAGGGTTAGACGAGCAAGTGGCTATCACCTTTTTTATGGAGTCGCTTCGAGCGGGCAAATTGTTCATTGATCTCCACAATGACCGCCCAAAGACGTATGTGGAAGCTATCCAAAGAGCCAGTCGCCAGGCGGACACAGAAGAGGCAGTGAGACAAAAACGGCAGCGAGAAGCTGCTGGGTCTAGTGCTAAGCGATCACGACCCGAGTCCAGGAGTCGGACGGAATCTGAGCGCCCCAGCCGTACTGAGGTACGACGAGGATTCGAGAGGGTGGGAGCTCCTCCCCCTCGCCCCACCATAGCCCAGCCCGTTCACGAGGTTAAAGACACCCTGCCTCCCCCACCGCCTCTGAAACCTGGAGATCAGCCCGAGATCTTGCTCCCAGGAGGGGTTTCTTCAAAATATTGTCGATACCACCGATCGACTACACACACCACGGATGAGTGTTCTTACCTACGAAGAGAAATAGAGGCAATGATACAGAAAGGCGCTCCGCCTCCACCTAATCAATGGAGGCGGCATCCGCGTTCCAATAAAACAGATTCACGTTCCGACCGAGGAAAACAGCTTGCCTCTGAGGAAGAGGAGACTAACTGGAAACACAAGCCCGTCATTAACATGATAGTAGGAGGACCGGAAGGAGGAGATTCGTCCAGTTCTCGGAAAGCTTGGGCTCGGCAACTATATGTGGGAACCATCTACGGTCGAGATGATAGCTTGAAAAAGGTATGTCACGAACCTATTTTGTTTACGGATGAGGATTTACCTAGAAGCCAACATCCCCATCGGGATGCCTTGGTTATTGCCATGGACGTCCATGGCACGGTAGTCCGAAGAATCCTAGTGGACACAAGGAGTAGCGTGAACATCTTATATTTAGAGGTGTTCGAGAGGCTGGGGTTACAACGCAACAAGCTGATACCTGTGAAAACACCCTTGGCCGGTTTTACCGAGAACTCAATCGAGTTGGAGGGATCCATACGTTTATCGGTTGAAATTGGGACATTTCCCAATCTTCGGAGCATAGACATGGAGTTTGTGGTAGTAGACCTATCCTGCTCTCATAATATGATTCTAGGACGACCCGAACTAGAAGATCTGGGTGCTCTTATCTCTCTTGAGCATCTTTGCTTGAAATTCCGGACTCCGAATGGGATAGGGGTCGCTCGATGCGATCAAAAGGTAGCTCGGGATTGCTATTTACAGTCTTGCCGAGAGATTGGGAAAAGGGACCTGAGGGTTCATGCAATCACTAGTCGGGAGGAGCAGCTAAAGAATCTTGACCGACCAGAGCCGACGGTAAAACTAGAAGAAATTGAGATCGACCCTTTGCACCCCGAGAGACGGGTAAAGATTGGAGTTGGTTTGGCTGAGAAAGTCAAATAGGAAATCATCCAGGAATTACGGAAGTACCAGAAGGTATTTGCGTGGGGCCCTGAGGACATGCCGGGAGTTGACCGGTCGGTCATTTGCCATCGACTGGCCGTCAACCCTAACCACAAACCGGTGATTCAGAAGAAAAGATACCTCTCGCCGGATCGACGAGAGTTCGTTAAAAAGGAGGTAGAGACCCTGATGGCTGCGCAACATATTCGCGAAGTAAAGTATCCAGATTGGCTTGCCAACGTGGTGCTTGTACCGAAACCTCCCGCCTGGCGGATGTGCGTCGATTATACAGACCTTAATCAAGCTTGCCCGAAGGATCCTTTTCCTTTACCAAGGATCGATCAATTAGTTGATGAGACGGCTGGCTGTGACTTATTGAGCTTTATGGACGCCTTCCGAGGCTCCCATCAAATCTTCATGTACCCTGCTGACGAAGAAAAAATCGCTTTCATCACTCTAGATGGGGTATACTGCTACCGGGTAATGCCTTTCGGCTTAAAAAATGCCGGAGCCACCTATACTCGAATGGTAGGGCGACTGTTCAAAGAGTTGTTGGGAAAGTCCATGGCAGCCTACGTGGATGACATGCTTGTGAAAAGCAAAGATGAGAGAACCCACGCAGGAGATTTGGCGGCTACTTTTGCCATAATGGAAAAATACAACCTGCGGTTGAATCCAAAGAAGTGCGCCTTCGCGGTGCGAGGAGGAAAATTCCTTGGTTACATGGTCACTCGAAAAGGAATTGAGCCTAACCCTGAAAAGGTAAAGATTATTTGATGGAGAAAATTATACTTTCTTGATCCAAAACACCCACACCACTTGAAATTTTCAGAACAATTTGTCATATGAGAGCTAAAGAACTACATAatacaaagaaaattttcatcattttatgATTTCATTAAGCTTTTGCTGCATAAACCTGGCTTTAATCCACATACACCAAAGGGGAACAaagtgataagtgccaaaagtgtAGTATTTGAGAGGTATAATTGGTCTTTAGTCATGAGTATTTTGGTTTATATTGAGTGGAAAAGGGGATAAATGGGCACATATATCATATGTTGTTGTATGGTCAAGAAAGGGATGCACATTGTGATGTTTTGTAGGGATCAAGGGCCAGGGCGGAtggaaagaaggaaaaaagtTCAAGATTGCATTCAGTAGGAGTCCATGACGCAATCCACGAGCGCGGATCAGCTCGTGGATGGAGGGCAGTACGAGCATGTAACGACAGCGCATAAGTGGCATTGTCCATGACCCAAACCACGATTGTGGATGGGTCGTGGACGGGATCTTTTAATCTAGGCGCAggaattttaaattgtaattcTTTGGCTGAAAACATATGACGTTCAGA
This portion of the Ipomoea triloba cultivar NCNSP0323 chromosome 5, ASM357664v1 genome encodes:
- the LOC116020181 gene encoding uncharacterized protein LOC116020181, giving the protein MESLRAGKLFIDLHNDRPKTYVEAIQRASRQADTEEAVRQKRQREAAGSSAKRSRPESRSRTESERPSRTEVRRGFERVGAPPPRPTIAQPVHEVKDTLPPPPPLKPGDQPEILLPGGVSSKYCRYHRSTTHTTDECSYLRREIEAMIQKGAPPPPNQWRRHPRSNKTDSRSDRGKQLASEEEETNWKHKPVINMIVGGPEGGDSSSSRKAWARQLYVGTIYGRDDSLKKVCHEPILFTDEDLPRSQHPHRDALVIAMDVHGTVVRRILVDTRSSVNILYLEVFERLGLQRNKLIPVKTPLAGFTENSIELEGSIRLSVEIGTFPNLRSIDMEFVVVDLSCSHNMILGRPELEDLGALISLEHLCLKFRTPNGIGVARCDQKVARDCYLQSCREIGKRDLRVHAITSREEQLKNLDRPEPTVKLEEIEIDPLHPERRVKIGVGLAEKVK